One part of the Salinimonas iocasae genome encodes these proteins:
- a CDS encoding TniQ family protein — translation MTHNRRIPIPTLPKTGESCIGYFDRLAILHGYGGSQELLSILGAKVRSSTLDTYKGQLRAIESLKAVFPLSQRDKLAAHGFEFAESKLFRARGLRVCPECVDENTCHNFRFQTIDVTVCPTHNCLLIDKCHACEKPVASTSTRACVHCGNFLFTQKRSISPSYKQLMTDRRKKGVMFEQLILTVAQFLARPFDFIGAAIDLKKLSCDKAHEVFTVLSYFIYCDSYRRQYKSDYSQKIEAPDFFGKMESAFKQRKFAQLEALLGTHSLLNLYTLEKPSPLKLVKTLEPCLNTAHYERRLPKSMHSPEQWSKALTQQNIVDMLHFELADVKYLQHTNHIKKLHGEVASHSCYHVEELAESLLQAIPQSDKRFLFEIRFSEINSQVLGRFLLSKAELLNSVICGKITSRRVSLEHHDRLQDAIFLDLEALESFVVNHFANTPSKVSMGHLAWLLSMNAEDFKRAHKQSPFIGLHKVKSDLLSADSIPNFFSNYVCVSRLAYLSQIDPYELIGYLNTLNVEKRTLSVNSHLSILYRRTPEVSAVISDLERIGKLKINFAIN, via the coding sequence ATGACACATAATCGCAGAATACCTATCCCAACACTTCCTAAAACAGGTGAAAGTTGTATTGGCTATTTCGACAGGCTCGCAATACTTCATGGATATGGCGGCTCGCAAGAGCTCCTATCCATTTTAGGAGCAAAGGTACGTTCATCAACCTTAGACACTTATAAAGGTCAGTTGAGGGCTATCGAGTCACTGAAAGCAGTGTTCCCTTTATCTCAACGTGATAAGCTCGCGGCTCACGGATTCGAGTTCGCAGAGAGTAAACTATTCAGAGCGAGGGGGTTAAGGGTCTGCCCTGAATGCGTTGATGAGAATACCTGTCATAACTTCAGGTTTCAGACAATAGATGTCACCGTCTGTCCAACACACAACTGTCTTTTAATAGACAAATGCCACGCTTGCGAAAAGCCAGTTGCCAGTACCTCTACTCGCGCTTGTGTACACTGCGGTAATTTCCTTTTCACTCAGAAACGCTCAATATCCCCCTCCTACAAACAATTGATGACAGACCGGCGCAAAAAGGGCGTGATGTTCGAGCAGCTAATTCTGACTGTCGCGCAGTTTCTCGCCCGCCCTTTCGATTTCATAGGTGCAGCCATAGATCTTAAAAAATTATCTTGTGATAAGGCACACGAGGTATTCACTGTGTTGTCTTATTTTATTTACTGCGACTCTTACCGACGTCAGTACAAATCAGATTACTCGCAAAAAATCGAAGCTCCTGACTTTTTTGGAAAAATGGAGTCTGCATTTAAACAGAGAAAGTTTGCTCAGCTGGAAGCACTTCTTGGTACGCATTCTTTGCTTAACCTGTATACGCTGGAAAAGCCGAGTCCGTTGAAGTTGGTGAAAACCTTAGAGCCTTGCTTAAATACGGCGCATTACGAGCGCCGTCTACCAAAGTCAATGCACAGCCCAGAACAGTGGTCAAAGGCACTCACTCAGCAGAATATTGTAGACATGCTCCACTTCGAATTAGCTGACGTAAAATACCTGCAACACACCAATCACATAAAAAAATTACATGGTGAGGTAGCTTCTCATAGCTGTTACCACGTTGAAGAGCTTGCAGAGTCGTTGTTGCAAGCAATACCTCAATCAGATAAACGTTTTCTTTTCGAAATTCGATTCTCAGAGATTAACTCTCAAGTACTGGGCAGATTTTTATTAAGTAAGGCGGAGCTACTAAATAGCGTTATCTGCGGGAAAATTACATCTAGAAGAGTGTCGCTCGAACACCATGACAGATTACAGGATGCAATTTTTTTGGATTTAGAAGCTCTGGAATCGTTCGTTGTAAATCACTTCGCCAATACTCCATCAAAAGTGTCAATGGGGCATTTAGCATGGCTACTTAGTATGAATGCTGAAGATTTTAAGCGGGCACACAAGCAATCTCCCTTCATCGGTTTGCATAAGGTCAAAAGCGACCTTCTCTCAGCAGACAGCATTCCAAATTTTTTCTCAAACTATGTTTGTGTTTCCCGACTTGCTTACTTATCGCAAATTGACCCATATGAGCTGATAGGTTACCTCAACACTTTGAACGTTGAAAAGCGCACTCTTTCAGTCAACAGTCACCTCAGCATTCTTTATAGAAGAACCCCTGAAGTTAGTGCAGTGATTTCAGATCTGGAACGGATCGGAAAACTGAAAATCAACTTCGCAATTAACTAG